A window of the Vigna angularis cultivar LongXiaoDou No.4 chromosome 3, ASM1680809v1, whole genome shotgun sequence genome harbors these coding sequences:
- the LOC108324197 gene encoding pentatricopeptide repeat-containing protein At4g38010-like — MSKAMQSLKSVLLDLIHKSNGLRSFKQIHAHLLTSALVANDLVISKAAFFLGKHVTDVHYPCNFLKQFDWNLSSFPCNLLISGYASGHLPWLAILIYRWTVRNGFVPDVYTIPAVLKSCAKFYGIVEIKQFHSVALKTGLWCDIYVQNTLVHVYCISGDTVGAGKVFDDMLVRDVVSWTGLISGYVKAGLFNEAIALFLRMDVEPNVATFVSILGACGKLGCLNFGKGIHGLGLKCLFGKELVVCNAVLDMYMKCESVTDGRQMFDEIPEKDIISWTSMISGLVQCQYPSESLDLFCQMQGSGFEPDGVILTSVLSACASLGLLDYGRWVHQYIDQCRIKWDVHIGTTLVDMYAKCGCVDMAQRIFSGMPSRNIRTWNAYIGGLAINGLGREALKLFKDLIVSGAKPNEVTFLAVLTACCHSGLVSEGRKYFNEMSSPLYNLSPWLEHYGCMVDLLCRAGLVEEAVELIKTMSMSPDVQIIGALLSACNTYGNVGFTQEILKSLQNFEFQDSGIYVLLSNLYASNKKWADVRNVRRLMKQKGISKAPGSSIIRVDGKSHEFLVGDSNHPQSEDIYVLLDILANQIYSEGHINTLC; from the coding sequence ATGAGCAAGGCTATGCAATCTCTGAAATCGGTTCTCTTGGATTTGATTCACAAGAGCAATGGCTTGAGATCCTTCAAGCAAATTCATGCGCATCTATTGACTTCTGCCCTTGTTGCCAATGACTTGGTTATTTCCAAAGCTGCATTTTTTTTGGGAAAACATGTTACAGATGTTCATTACCCTTGCAATTTCCTGAAGCAATTTGATTGGAACTTGAGCTCTTTCCCTTGCAATTTGCTGATTTCTGGCTATGCCTCTGGCCACTTACCCTGGCTTGCAATCCTGATTTATAGATGGACTGTTAGGAATGGTTTTGTGCCTGATGTGTACACTATCCCAGCAGTTTTGAAATCTTGTGCTAAGTTTTATGGGATTGTAGAGATTAAACAGTTTCATTCCGTAGCTTTGAAGACTGGCTTGTGGTGCGACATTTATGTGCAAAACACTCTTGTCCATGTGTATTGCATTTCTGGGGACACTGTTGGTGCTGGCAAGGTGTTTGATGACATGCTTGTGAGAGACGTGGTCTCTTGGACTGGCTTGATATCTGGGTATGTCAAGGCTGGGTTGTTTAATGAGGCCATCGCATTGTTTTTGAGAATGGATGTGGAACCTAATGTAGCAACCTTTGTCAGCATACTTGGGGCTTGTGGGAAATTGGGTTGTTTAAATTTTGGGAAAGGAATTCATGGGTTGGGTCTCAAATGTCTGTTCGGGAAGGAGTTGGTGGTATGCAATGCTGTGTTGGATATGTATATGAAGTGTGAGTCTGTCACTGATGGAAGGCAAATGTTTGATGAGATACCTGAGAAAGATATTATTTCTTGGACTAGTATGATAAGCGGGTTAGTGCAGTGCCAGTATCCCAGTGAATCGCTGGATTTGTTCTGCCAAATGCAAGGCTCAGGTTTTGAGCCGGATGGAGTTATACTTACTAGTGTGCTTTCTGCTTGTGCCAGCCTTGGGCTTCTTGACTACGGTAGATGGGTCCATCAGTACATTGATCAATGCCGTATCAAGTGGGATGTTCATATAGGAACTACATTGGTTGACATGTATGCAAAGTGTGGTTGTGTAGACATGGCGCAGCGTATCTTCAGTGGAATGCCTTCTAGGAATATCCGTACTTGGAATGCCTATATAGGTGGCCTAGCAATAAATGGACTTGGGAGGGAAGCATTGAAGCTATTTAAAGATTTGATAGTGTCAGGTGCAAAGCCTAATGAAGTGACATTTCTTGCTGTTTTAACAGCTTGCTGCCATTCTGGCTTGGTCAGCGAAGGCCGAAAGTATTTCAATGAGATGTCAAGTCCCCTCTACAACCTTTCTCCCTGGTTAGAACACTACGGCTGCATGGTTGATTTACTCTGCAGAgctggactggtggaggaaGCTGTGGAGTTGATAAAGACAATGTCCATGTCCCCTGATGTGCAGATCATAGGAGCGCTTTTGAGTGCCTGTAATACATATGGGAATGTTGGATTCACCCAAGAAATATTGAAATCACTGcagaattttgaatttcaagaTAGTGGCATATACGTGCTTCTTTCTAATCTGTATGCCTCTAACAAGAAATGGGCTGACGTGAGAAATGTTAGGAGACTGATGAAGCAGAAAGGAATAAGCAAGGCTCCTGGGTCTAGCATTATAAGGGTGGATGGTAAGAGTCATGAATTTTTAGTTGGAGACAGTAATCATCCTCAAAGTGAGGATATTTACGTACTATTGGACATCCTTGCCAATCAAATATACTCTGAGGGGCATATTAATACCCTCTGCTAA
- the LOC108325069 gene encoding uncharacterized protein LOC108325069, which produces MQSLGQNEGSLSCPQGCCPTLLFNPPPPQSQNTTTKPRNSSAECRHSFVATTSSYIFPNTKFTNHESLPSLHESFGEFKKVYPQYSETDQVDHLRAKEYYHLSFSNQSCLDYIGIGLFSYYQRQHHHDTSKTQLASSSTPLSPPQYSDIPFFSISYKTGNLKTLLLHGGQESEFESAMKRRIMKFLNISENDYFMVFTANRTSAFKLVADSYPFQSSKKLLTVYDYESEAVEAMICCSEKRGAKAMSAEFSWSRLRIQSTKLRKMIVSKKKKKKKRGLFVFPLHSRVTGARYPYLWMSIAQENGWHVLIDACALGPKDMDSFGLSLFQPDFLICSFYKVFGENPSGFGCLFVKKSAITTLESSSCAGIVNLVPDRFLRQSSEDKCSSGNCKQKPLSSLQDQDLSSLNSFSGRIQTSEALKVEEESCELQIMVAAAEPEKGSGSVEAKEVVESLQNKKAEHGENGGFNIECRCLDQVDSLGLTMITNRTRYLINWLVNSMMKLKHPNAAGEPLVKIYGPKVKFDRGPALAFNVFDWKGEKVEPVLVQKLADRNNISLSYGFLHHIWFADKYSEDKGKVLQTKEGRGRGLTTNKKKDRDKLGVTVVTAALSFLANFEDVYKLWTFVARFLDADFVEKERWRYTALNQKTIEV; this is translated from the coding sequence atgcAGTCCCTTGGTCAAAACGAGGGCTCCCTATCATGCCCTCAAGGTTGTTGCCCTACTTTATTGTTCAATCCTCCACCACCTCAATCTCAGAACACAACAACCAAACCCAGAAACAGTTCTGCAGAGTGTCGCCACAGCTTTGTAGCCACGACGTCATCCTATATCTTCCCAAACACCAAATTCACCAACCACGAGTCCCTTCCTTCTCTTCATGAATCATTCGGTGAATTCAAGAAAGTGTATCCTCAATACTCCGAAACTGACCAAGTGGACCATTTAAGAGCTAAGGAATATTACCATCTCTCTTTCTCCAACCAATCATGCCTTGACTACATTGGTATTGGCCTCTTCTCTTATTACCAACGCCAACACCATCATGACACCTCAAAAACCCAACTTGCCTCTTCTTCAACACCTCTATCCCCTCCCCAATATTCGGATATTCCCTTCTTTAGCATATCCTACAAGACTGGGAATCTGAAAACACTTTTGCTTCATGGAGGGCAGGAGTCAGAGTTTGAGTCTGCCATGAAGAGAAGAATAATGAAGTTTCTCAACATTTCTGAAAATGACTACTTCATGGTTTTCACAGCAAACAGAACTTCAGCTTTCAAACTTGTGGCAGACTCGTATCCATTCCAATCTAGCAAGAAGCTTCTGACAGTTTATGACTATGAGAGTGAGGCAGTGGAAGCAATGATCTGTTGCTCGGAGAAGAGAGGAGCCAAGGCCATGTCAGCAGAGTTCTCATGGTCAAGGCTGAGGATTCAGTCAACAAAACTGAGGAAGATGATTGttagcaagaagaagaagaaaaagaagaggggTCTCTTCGTATTTCCACTTCACTCCAGGGTAACAGGAGCAAGATATCCTTACCTGTGGATGAGCATAGCACAGGAGAATGGATGGCATGTGTTGATTGATGCTTGTGCATTGGGTCCCAAAGACATGGATAGCTTTGGCCTATCTCTCTTTCAACCCGACTTTCTCATCTGCTCATTTTACAAGGTCTTCGGAGAAAATCCATCAGGGTTTGGATGCCTTTTTGTCAAGAAATCTGCTATTACCACTCTTGAATCCTCTTCTTGCGCAGGAATTGTGAACCTCGTACCAGATAGGTTTCTACGTCAGTCATCAGAAGATAAGTGTTCTTCTGGGAACTGCAAACAAAAACCATTATCTAGCTTGCAAGACCAAGATTTGTCTTCCTTAAATTCTTTCTCTGGTCGGATACAAACTTCGGAAGCTTtaaaagttgaagaagaatCATGTGAGCTTCAGATCATGGTGGCAGCAGCAGAGCCAGAAAAAGGCTCTGGAAGTGTTGAAgcaaaagaagtggttgagagccTTCAAAATAAGAAAGCAGAACATGGTGAGAACGGGGGATTTAACATTGAATGCAGATGTTTGGATCAAGTGGACTCTTTGGGATTGACAATGATCACCAATAGAACAAGGTACCTGATAAATTGGCTGGTGAACTCCATGATGAAGCTGAAGCACCCTAATGCAGCAGGGGAACCACTAGTGAAGATTTATGGCCCAAAGGTAAAATTTGATAGGGGGCCTGCTTTGGCATTCAATGTGTTTGATTGGAAAGGCGAGAAGGTTGAGCCCGTCCTTGTGCAGAAACTTGCTGATAGGAACAATATATCTCTCAGCTATGGGTTTCTGCATCATATTTGGTTTGCAGATAAGTATTCAGAAGACAAGGGAAAAGTTCTACAGACCAAAGAAGGAAGAGGCCGGGGACTAACCACCAACAAGAAGAAAGATAGGGATAAACTAGGAGTAACAGTAGTTACTGCTGCATTAAGTTTCCTGGCTAATTTTGAAGATGTATATAAACTATGGACTTTTGTTGCCAGGTTCCTTGATGCTGATTTTGTGGAGAAGGAGAGATGGAGATACACTGCTCTAAATCAGAAAACAATTGAAGTTTAA